The Streptomyces sp. A2-16 sequence CTACCAGGGCGTGACCGGTCTGCTGGTGGCCGACGTGGCCGTGGTCGGCGCGGCCGTCGCCGGGATCGTGATGGTGCGGACGCTGACGGCCGTACAAATCCTGCACATGGAGGGCCGGTTGCGGACGCCGAGTGGTGATCCCTTGAAGGAAACCGTCAGGGCGTTTGATCGGGATTGAGGGCACTTACTGTTGCGCCTACGTGACAGCCCCCCACCCACAGGATCGCCATGCGTACCGTCCCCTCCGTCATGGCCGTCTGCGTGTCGGCCCTCGTGCTCACCTCCTGCGGAGTGGGCAGCGGCAACACCGCGGTGACCCCCAAGAAGGGCGATGACATCACCCTGGGTCTGCTGCTGCCCGACCGGGACACCAGCCGCTTCGACCGGTTCGACTACCCCCTGATCAAGAAGGAGGTGGCGACCCTCACCCACGGCAAGGGCAAGGTCAGTTACGCCAACGCCGAGGCGAGCGCGAAGCAGCAGAGCCGGCAGTTCCGGAAGATGGTCGCCGACAAGGTGGACGTGATCCTGGTGGACGCGGTCGACGCCAAGGCGATCGGACCGGACGTGCGCAAGGCGAAGGACGCGGGCATCCCCGTCATCGCCTACGACCGGCTCGCCCAGGGGCCGATCGACGCCTACGTCTCCCACGACAACGAACTCGTCGGCGAGGTGCAGGGCCGGGCCATCGTCGAGGCGCTCGGCGACAAGGCCGAGACCAGCAAGATCGTCATGATGAACGGCTCGCCCGCCGACCCCAACACGGCCCTCTTCGAGAAGGGCGCCCACAGCGAGCTCGACGGCAAGGTCGTCATCGCCAAGCAGTACGACACCCGGGAGTGGCTGCCGTCGGTCGCCAAGGCCAACATGAAGGCGGCGATCGCCTCCGTGGGGCTGAACAACATAGCCGCCGTCTACTCGGCCAACGACGACATGGCGGGCGCGGTCATCGAGGAGCTCAAGGAGGCGGGAGCCACCAAGATCCCGCCGGTGACCGGGCAGGACGCGAGCCTCGCCGCGGTGCAGCGGGTCGTGTCGGGCGAGCAGTACATGACCGTGTACAAGTCGTTCCTGCTGGAGGCCACCAACGCGGCGCAGATCGCGGTGTACAAGATCCAGGGCCGCGACCTGCAGTTCGACGCGCTGATCCGCGACAAGGTCGACAGCCCCGACCAGAAGGACATCCCGTCGCTGCTGGTGCCGGTGATCGCGCTGACCAGGGACAACATCCGGCAGACGGTGATCAAGGACGACGTGTACACCGTGAAGCAGATCTGCACCGCCGAGTACGCGGCGGACTGTGCGGCGATCGGCCTCAAGTAGGAGTTCCTCAGGGTCCTGTGCGCACCCGTCGTACGGCGAGAGCGGTGGCCGTCAGCGCGGTGACGGTGCCGAAGGCCAGGTGGACGGCGGTGTCGGCCGGGGTGAAGGACGCCACCGCGTTGCCGAGCACGCTGAGGACGAGCAGGGGCCACAGAAGAAGGTTCACGATTCACTCCAGGTGCGTGGGTCGTTTCCGGTGCCGCCGACGCTACGAGCCGGCACCCCCTGCGGCCGATCCAGCGCTCCGCCCGGTCCGGGGTACAGCAGGCTGTACTTTCCGCCCGTGGACCTGCCGGTGAACTCACCCTCCGCATAGGGTCGTTGTCCGCCGGCCCGAGGAGGTTCGCATGGCCACCGCCGACGTCAGACGCCTTGTCGCGGAGACCGCGACGAGCGCGGCCGCCGCGCTCGGCCAGCTGGTCTCCGGACTCGGTACGGCCGTCCTCGCGCCGTTCGTGCTGCTGTGGCTGGTGCTGGCGCCCGGCGGGGTGCGCGTGCTGCACGGCCTGGCCGGTATGGAACGTGTCCGGCTCTCCCGCTGGGGCCCCGAGGTCATCGCCCCCGAGCCGCCGTCCGCCCGCCTGCGGGACGCCCTGGGCGATCCCACGACCCGGCGCGAACTGCTGTGGCTGCTCCGGCATCTGGCCGTGGGGCTGCCGCTGGGCCTGCTGGGCTTCGTGCTGCCGGTGCTCGCCCTGCGGGACACCGCCTTTCCGCTGTACTGGCCGCTCGCCCCGAAGGACGCGACCGCCACCTCCATCGGGATCGGCGTCGCGGACTCCTGGCCGGACGCCCTCGCGGTGTGTCTGCTCGGGGTGGGCTGGACCGCCATCATCCTGGGGCTCACACCCGGCATGGCGCGGCTCCAGGCGAGCCCGGGGCGCCGGCTCCTGTCGGCCGGTCCCGACGCCGATCTCTCCCTGCGCATCGCCGAGCTGACGGCGACCCGGGCCGCGGCGCTGGACGCCCACGCGACCGAACTGCGGCGCATCGAGCGCTCGTTGCACGACGGCACCCAGAACCGGCTCGTCACGGTGACCGTGCTGCTCGGGGCCGCCCGCCGCATGGTCGCCCGTGATCCGGCCGGCGCCGACGAGCTCCTGGAGCGGGCCCAGTCCGCGGCCGAGCAGGCCCTGGCCGAGCTGCGGACCGTCTCCCGCGGCATCCTGCCGCCGGTGCTCGCGGACCGCGGGCTCGCGGGCGCGCTGACCGGGCTGGCGGCGCAGAGCGCGGTGCCGTGCACGGTCGACGTCCGGCTGCCGGAGCGCTGCGCGGCCTCCGTCGAGGCGACCGCGTACTTCGTCGCGGCCGAGGCGCTGACCAACATCGCCAAGCACAGCGGGGCGTCCCGGGCCACGATCACCGTCCGCTCCTCCGGCCCCCGGCTCCTGCTGCGGGTCACCGACGACGGCCGCGGCGGCGCCGACGAGACGGGTGGCTCCGGACTCACCGGCATCCGCCACCGCGTCGCCGCCCACGACGGCACCCTCCGCCTGACGAGCCCCCCGGGCGGCCCGACGGCCGTGGAGGTGGATCTGCCGTGCGGGGTGTGACGGGGTTCGTCCCGGGCGTGCGGGCTGGTCTTGCGGCCGTACCCCGTGGGGGGTGGTGCGACGGCTCCGGTCACGAGGGCCGGGGTGGACCGTGTGCTTGGGGGAGCGGCGGTACGGGGCGCGGTGCGGTCGTACCCGGGTCGACGTCCTGTGCCGGGCGGTCCTGCCCGCCGGTGCGACGGCCCTGGGGGAGCCGCCGTGCGGTGGGCGGGGACGTCACGGGGGCTGCTCCGGACGTCCGTGACGGCACTTCGCGCCCGGCGATCCCGCCGGGCGGCCCTGTGACCCTGGAGACGGACCTGTCATGCGGATCGTGATCGCCGAGGACGATGCCCTGCTGCGGGAGGGGCTCGCGCTGCTGCTGCGTGCCGAGGGGCTGGACGTGGTCGGCACGGCCGGTACCGCCGAGGGGGCGCTCGAGGCCATCGACGCCCACACTCCCGACGTGGCCATCCTCGACGTACGGATGCCGCCCACGCACACCGACGAGGGAGTGCGCGCGGCCGTCGAGGCTCGGCGGCGCAGGCCCGGTCTCGCCGTGCTCGTGTTGTCCGCCTACGTGGAGCAGAGCTTCGCGACCGAGCTGCTGACCGGCGGGGTGGGCGGGCTGGGCTATCTGCTCAAGGAACGGGTCGGCCGGGTCGAGGAGTTCCTCGACGCACTGCGCCGCGTGGCCTCCGGCGGTACCGCCATCGACCCCGAGGTCGTCGCCCAGCTGTTCACCCGGTCCCACCAGGACGCGCGGCTGGAGCGGCTCAGCCCGCGCGAGCGGGACGTACTCGCCCTGATGGCCGAGGGGCTCGGCAACAGCGCCATCGCGCAGAAGCTGTTCGTGACCGACGGGGCCGTGCACAAGCACATCCGCAGCATCTTCGCGAAGCTCGATCTGGCGCCCACGGACCAGGTCGACCGGCGCGTGGCGGCCGTACTGCACTATCTGGAGGACGCGCGGCGACGGTCGTAGTACGGCCTGCGAACGAGGGAGTCGGGCCGCCGCACCACCGGGGTTCACGACACGAACGGGCTCCCGGCGCCTCCCTCGCCGCTCCGGGAGCCCGTTCCGGTGCGTCCCCGGTCTCCTGTTCGTCGCTCACGGCGAAGCGGATGTCGTCCCGCCGCGGAAAATTTCCGGCCGGGCCCGCGGCTACGACTGCGCCCCGCCCGAGAACTGGAGGGAGAGGTGCCGCAGTACCTCCGCGGAGGTGTCGGCGCGGCCCTCGTCGTGCGCCTCGGCCAACTGCACGAAGGCGAACGCGAAGCAGTGGGCGATGCTCGCGATGGCGGGCCCCAGTTCCTCGACGACGGCGTCCGCCGCCGCCTGCCCGCTGGCGTCCGCGGGCAGGTGGATCCGTGGCAGTGTCTCCACCAGCAGCGCGGAGACGGCCCCGGTCAACGAGGCCTGGTGGTCGGGATGTTCGCGGACCTGCCGCCGCATCTCCAGTGCCTCGGTGAGGATCCCGACGACGTTCCGCATGACCTCGCGCTGTTCCATGGGTCCGCAGCGTATGCGCTCCGCGGGGCGCGTCATGTGACGCAGTGCACAGGAACTCGGAGCGGGGGAGCGGAGCGTTACCGATGTGAGGGAAACAGAGACGGCTGAACCTGAGCGGGCGCGGATACGCGCGGGCGACCGGGCGGCCTTCGGGGAGTTGTACGACCTGTACGCGCGGGCCGTCTACAACCACGCCCTGCGGCTGACCGGGAACTGGGTGGAGGCCGAGGAGGCGATGTCCGAGACCTTTCTGGCCGCCTGGCGGACCAGGGAGACGGTGGAGCCGGAGGGCGGTTCGCTCAAGCCCTGGCTGCTCGGGATCGCCACGCACAAGGCGTACAACGCCAACCGGAGACTGCGCAGACGGCTGGCCTTCCTGGCCCGCAGTCCCGAGCCGCGGCCGGTCGAGGACTTCGCCGAGGAGACCGCCGGGAGGATCGACGACGCCCGGCGGCTGGCGGTGGTGCACCGCGCCCTGGGGCGGCTGGGGCGGCAGGACCGTGAGGTGTTCGCGCTGTGCGTGTCGGCCGGGCTCGACTACCGGCAGGCCGCCGAGGCCCTGGGCGTCCCCGTCGGCACCGTGCGCTCCCGGCTGTCGCGGGCCCGGGCCCGGCTGGCCCGGCTGAGCGGCCAGGCGGAACCGCCCGCCGCCCACGGAGAGATGGAGAGCGAGGCCGCGCTCGCGGCCCTGTTCCTGAAGGAGGAGACCCGATGAACGAGGCCGAGCGGTTGCTCACGACCCCGGCGGAATGGGACCTCCCGCCGGAACGGCACCGTCACTTCAAGGACGTACTGATGCAGCGGATCGACCACGACAACAGCCGTACCCGACAGCCTTCCGCACGGCGCCGGTTCGCCCGGCCGGCCGTGCTGGTGCCCCTCGTCTCGGCAGCCCTGGCGGGAGCGCTGCTCGTCACGCTCACCCCGGACGGGCACACCCCCGAGGCACCCCCCGCGGCCGGGGCCGCCGGCGCCTCCCGCACCCTCGACCGGATCGCCACGGCCGCCATGGCGAGCGACGCGATCCGGGTGCGGGACGACCAGTTCGTGTACGTCAGGACGCTGGAGCGCTCCAACACGGGCAGCTTCACCGGCCCCGTGCGGCTCGGTGCCCTGCACACCGAGGAGCGGTGGACCGCCCAGGACCCAGGCCCCCTCCGGGTCACCGGATGGCTCCGCTCCAGCGGCAAGGACGCGATCATGCCCGGCCAACTGATCCCGATCGAGTCCGCCGAACCCGTCCCGGCCGGCGTCGCCCACCCCACCTACCGGTGGCTGGCCTCGCTGCCCACCGACCCCGACGCCCTGCTCTCCAGGCTGTACAAGGAGGCCAGGCCGGTCGAGGGCGAGTCGCGGGACCAGGCGGTCTTCTCCCTGATCGGCGACCTGATCGGCGGCGCCGTGATGCCGCCCGCCAACGCCGCCGCCTTCTACCGGGCGGCCGCGAAACTGCCCGGGGTGCGGGAGATCCCGGACGCCGTCGACGCGGCCGGCCGGCACGGCATCGCCATCACCCTCGACGACACCGGCTTCGCCACCCGCGACGAGTGGATCTTCGACAAGGAGACCCTCACCCTGCTCGGCTCCCGCTTCTACGTCACCGACCCGGACCGGGGCATCACCACCGAGACCCTGTCCGGCACCAGCGCCGTGATGAGGACCGCCGTCGTCGACGGAAAGGGCGAGGTGCCCGCCCGGGCCGTCTCCCGCTGACCTCCCGCTGACGCCCGGGGGAGCACAATGGCAGCCATGAGCATCGTCAAGATCAACGTACTCACGGTCCCCGAGGAGCAGCGCGAGACGCTGGAGAAGCGGTTCGCCTCCCGGGCGGGGACCGTGGAGAACTCGGACGGGTTCGAGTGGTTCGAGCTGCTGCGTCCGGTCGAGGGCACCGACACCTACCTCGTGTACACGCGCTGGCGGGACGAGGAGTCGTTCCAGCAGTGGATGTCCGGGATGGCGCAGGCCTCGCACGGGGGCGGGGGCGAGGGGGAGCGCCCCAGGCCGGCCGCCTCCGGGTCGACGCTGTGGAGCTTCGAGGTCGTCCAGCAGGCCGCGCCCAAGTAGCGGCGCGAAGGGGATCCCGGGTCCGTGTGCCCGGGGTCCCCTTCGGTGCGCTACAGCACGACCTGCTTGCCGCCGAGGGTGACCACCAGGCTGCCGTTCGAGGCGAACGACCAGCCCAGGGCGCCGGAGTACGAGGAGCAGCGGGACCCGTTGGTGCCGGACCAGAACTGGTTCGAGCCGTCGGAGTCGCCGATGATCCGGTCGTTGGTGCCGCTGCCGAAGCGGCATGAGGTGTTGTTCCGGAACACCGACGTGCCGCCGTCGAAGTTGAAGTTGCGCTCGGTGTTGTCGATGCTCAGGTTGTTCGACACGGCCATGGTGCCCGGGTTGCTGTTCCAGGTGAACCCGTGCTTGCCGTTGCCGTAGGCGATGCTGCTGCGCACGACGTGGTTGACCGCGATGTCGTCGCCGCCGAGCTTGTAGCCGTTGCGGTCGCCGTTGCCGGCCTGTGAGCCGTCGCTGAGGGTGCCGTTGTCGTAGGACAGGGAGTACTCGACGGTCACCGGGCCGATCGCGCCGGTGTCGGTCTTGGTGTAGAGGTCCCAGCCGTCGTCGATGTTGTGGTGCGAGACGGTGTACCGGAACACGTTCCCGGTACCGGTGGTGAGCTTCGCGGCGAAGCCGTCGGCGTCCTCGCCGTCGGAGTCGGCGTTGTCGTGCGACTCGGAGCTGAGGATCAGGTTGTTCGCGGGCCACTGGCTCGCCGGGGTGGTGGAGGCCATGCGGCCGAGCTGGAGGCCGGTGTCCCGGTTGAAGCGGGTCACCGTGCGCTCGACGACGTTGTTGCTGCCGCCGACGTAGATGCCGTTGTCACCGGCACGCTCGACGACGAGACCGTGGATCTTCCAGTGGTTGGCGTTGAGCTGGATCCCGCGGTTGGAGGAACTCTCGCTCTGCGCCGAGAAGTTGAGCACCGGGGTCTCGCCCGGGTAGGCGGAGAGCGTGGTGCGGGCAGCGGAGGTGCCGTTGCTGCCGGCCGGGATGGTCACCGTCGAGGAGTAGGCGTACGTCCCGCCCCGCATGTAGATGGTCCCGCCGGACGCGATGCGGCTGATCGCCGAGGTGAGCGTGGTGGGCGCGGTGACGGTGCCGGCGGCGCCGTCGGTGCCGCCGGGCGCCACGTACAGGGCGCTGCTGGACGGCGGGGTGGTGGTACCGGTCGTCTCGGCGTCCAGGTGGTCGACGTTGGGCAGGCCGTTCGCGGTCGTGGGGTTCAGCCGGATGGTGTTGCCGCCCGCGGCCACCGGCACGGTGAGTGTCTTCGTGGTCCAGCCGGTCCAGGTGCCGGTGGACTCGAAGGAGGCCGAGGAGACCGTCGAGCCGTTCACGATGATGTCCGCGGGGCGGGCGGTGGTGGTGCCGTTGGCGAAGCGGACGCTCAGGGTCGCCGTGCCCGATGCGGGTGCGGTCACGGTGAACTGGACGTAGGCGCCGGTGGCGTTGGTGCCGTTGCAGAATCCGCTGCCGGAGTAGCCGGCGTACTCGGTCTCGACGGCTCCGGTGCAGATGGCGGGGGATGTCTCGGCCTCGTAGCGGGTGGTGGCGGCCTGCGCGGTGGTGCCGGACAGTGCGACGAGCGTGCCGGCGAGAAGGCCGACAGAGGAAATGAGGGGTCTCAGGCGCATCGTTCGTCTCCATGGTGTGTGGTGACGGGGGCACGTATTCTTCGGACGGTAAGCGCTTGCCATGGGCGCGTCAACGGTTGTGTATGTGATCGCCGTTCACACATACGAATTGGATACGGTGAGCGGCATGACGCTCTTCGTGAAGATCTGCGGCCTGAGGACCGAGCAGGACGTCGACACGGCCGTGGAGGCCGGCGCCGACGCCATCGGTTTCGTCTTCTCCGACAGCCCGCGCCGCATCGACCCCGCGACGGCCGCGCGGCTGGCCGCCAGGATCCCCGAGAGCGTCCTGACGGTGGGCGTGTTCCGCCGGGAGCCCCTGGAGTACGTACGCTCCGTGGCCACCGAGTCGGGCATCGGGGCCGTCCAGCTGCACGGCCCCGAGGACCGCGGTTACTACGCCGGCCTCGCGACGGGCGGCTGGACCCTGATCCGGGCGGCCGCCTTCGGCGACTCCGTGCCGCGCTGCGGGGAGTTCGGGGAGGACATGCTGCTCCTCGACGCCCCGGTGCCGGGCTCCGGCATCGCCTGGGACTGGTCGCGGAAGCAGGTGGCGGGCGCGGGGGAGAAGTGGCTGCTCGCCGGGGGCCTCACGCCGGAGAACGTACGGGAGGCCGTGGAGGTCACCCACCCCTGGGGCGTCGACGTCTCCAGCGGTGTGGAGGCGAGCCGCGGCGTCAAGGACCCGGCCCTGATCACGGCGTTCGTGGAGGCGGCACGCACGGGAGCGCCCGCCGTCGGTCCGGTGGACTGACGACGGGCGCGACGCGCCCCTCAGGGGCGCGGGGCTGTGTCGCTCAGCGGCTGCCGCCGCGCGGGCGCGACCGGTCGGGAGCCGACCGGTCGCACCACTCGCCTACCCCTTCGACGGGACGAACGCCAACGCGTCCCAGGCGATCGACGCATCCCCCGTCCCGTCCGCCGTGGCCGAGCTCAGCGACACGCTCGGCGTGCCCTTGAACGCGTACGACCCCAGCGACACCCAGGCGTTCCTGCCCCCGGTGTTCTGGGAGATCGTCTTCTCCACGATCGTCCCGTCACCGAGGTCGATGCGGTACGTGGCCGACGGCGTGTTCGCCTCGTGGTCGGGCAGGTGCACCATCACCTCCGCGGAGCCGACCACCTTCCGGTCCGGCGTCCACGTGCCGGTGACCACCGAGTCGGTGTAGCTCGGCACCCGGGTGTGGGTGAGCCAGAAGTGCCCGCCGAATCCGGCGCCCAGCTGGTGGAAGTCGATCTTCGAGGGGTAGACGGTCGCGCCGTTCTGCTGCGCCGACCCGAAGGTGAACGTCAGCGAGCCCCGGCTGACCCAGTTCCGCTCGCCCGCGCAGGGGTTCGCGGCCCCGACCCGGAACTTCACCGTGTTCGGCACGTCGTCCACGATCAGGGCGTTCGCCGGGAGCGTGGACGTGCAGGCGGCCGGATGCGGCGCGGCGACCTTCGGCTCGGGGTCGGTCACCGCGTACTTCAGCACCTCGGTGCCGCAGGTGGCCTTGCAGTCGGTCCAGCTCACCGGCTGGTTCCACCAGCACTTGAAGTCGTCCCGCTGGCACGGCCCTTCGGGCTGGCTGGACCCCTCGACCTTGCGCGGCTTGGTGATGTCGCAGTCGTTGACGGTGGGCTTGCAGAACGTGTCATGGGCCGGCTGGGCGTCGGGCGCGTTGCCGGTGGGCCAGTCGCCGACGGTGAACGCCCTGACGGTCGCCCCGGTCGCCGGGTCGGTCTTCTGCTGGGAGTAGGCCGCCCAGCCGAGCACCCGCTCCGGGTACGTCCACAGGTTGGGGTTGCGGGCGTCGTCGTAGCCGGACGACAGGAACATCTTCCGGTCGGCCGGGTAGAGGCCGTTGGCCGGGTTGTTGAACCAGCCGAGGCCCCAGGGAGCGCTCGCGTCGGTCGAACTGGGCAGGTTGAGGCCGCTGTTGTAGGCCCACAGCGCGAGCCACCAGTTCTCCAGGTACTGCGGGTCACCGCCGTTGACGAGCAGGCCCTTGTCGTAGAGCTGGTTCCACTTGTCCTGGAGGATCTGCAGCCCCGCGGCGATGTTGGCCGCGTAGTCCACGGTGAGCGCCTGCTGCTGCTCGGCGGTGTACGTGGTGTCGGCCTTCGCCATGCCGCTGGTCACCTGGGAGATGCCGTAACCGCAGTCGGCGGCGGCCCAGTTGACGGTGTGGACGCTGCCGGCGTTGCCGTAGTAGCCGCCCTGGATGAAGTTGCTGCTCTCGCCCGCTGCCGCCCGGGAGCCGGCCTGGAGCAGGTTGGACTCCTGGGACAGCACCCCGAGCATGATCTGCGCGGGGACCCGGCCGCCGCCCTTGAGCGGGGTGGACGGGAACAGGCCCTGCGGGGTGTACGACGGAAGCTCGCTGCCGTTCCA is a genomic window containing:
- a CDS encoding sensor histidine kinase — translated: MATADVRRLVAETATSAAAALGQLVSGLGTAVLAPFVLLWLVLAPGGVRVLHGLAGMERVRLSRWGPEVIAPEPPSARLRDALGDPTTRRELLWLLRHLAVGLPLGLLGFVLPVLALRDTAFPLYWPLAPKDATATSIGIGVADSWPDALAVCLLGVGWTAIILGLTPGMARLQASPGRRLLSAGPDADLSLRIAELTATRAAALDAHATELRRIERSLHDGTQNRLVTVTVLLGAARRMVARDPAGADELLERAQSAAEQALAELRTVSRGILPPVLADRGLAGALTGLAAQSAVPCTVDVRLPERCAASVEATAYFVAAEALTNIAKHSGASRATITVRSSGPRLLLRVTDDGRGGADETGGSGLTGIRHRVAAHDGTLRLTSPPGGPTAVEVDLPCGV
- a CDS encoding phosphoribosylanthranilate isomerase, yielding MTLFVKICGLRTEQDVDTAVEAGADAIGFVFSDSPRRIDPATAARLAARIPESVLTVGVFRREPLEYVRSVATESGIGAVQLHGPEDRGYYAGLATGGWTLIRAAAFGDSVPRCGEFGEDMLLLDAPVPGSGIAWDWSRKQVAGAGEKWLLAGGLTPENVREAVEVTHPWGVDVSSGVEASRGVKDPALITAFVEAARTGAPAVGPVD
- a CDS encoding RNA polymerase sigma factor is translated as MRETETAEPERARIRAGDRAAFGELYDLYARAVYNHALRLTGNWVEAEEAMSETFLAAWRTRETVEPEGGSLKPWLLGIATHKAYNANRRLRRRLAFLARSPEPRPVEDFAEETAGRIDDARRLAVVHRALGRLGRQDREVFALCVSAGLDYRQAAEALGVPVGTVRSRLSRARARLARLSGQAEPPAAHGEMESEAALAALFLKEETR
- a CDS encoding antibiotic biosynthesis monooxygenase, translated to MSIVKINVLTVPEEQRETLEKRFASRAGTVENSDGFEWFELLRPVEGTDTYLVYTRWRDEESFQQWMSGMAQASHGGGGEGERPRPAASGSTLWSFEVVQQAAPK
- a CDS encoding CU044_5270 family protein — protein: MNEAERLLTTPAEWDLPPERHRHFKDVLMQRIDHDNSRTRQPSARRRFARPAVLVPLVSAALAGALLVTLTPDGHTPEAPPAAGAAGASRTLDRIATAAMASDAIRVRDDQFVYVRTLERSNTGSFTGPVRLGALHTEERWTAQDPGPLRVTGWLRSSGKDAIMPGQLIPIESAEPVPAGVAHPTYRWLASLPTDPDALLSRLYKEARPVEGESRDQAVFSLIGDLIGGAVMPPANAAAFYRAAAKLPGVREIPDAVDAAGRHGIAITLDDTGFATRDEWIFDKETLTLLGSRFYVTDPDRGITTETLSGTSAVMRTAVVDGKGEVPARAVSR
- a CDS encoding substrate-binding domain-containing protein; translated protein: MRTVPSVMAVCVSALVLTSCGVGSGNTAVTPKKGDDITLGLLLPDRDTSRFDRFDYPLIKKEVATLTHGKGKVSYANAEASAKQQSRQFRKMVADKVDVILVDAVDAKAIGPDVRKAKDAGIPVIAYDRLAQGPIDAYVSHDNELVGEVQGRAIVEALGDKAETSKIVMMNGSPADPNTALFEKGAHSELDGKVVIAKQYDTREWLPSVAKANMKAAIASVGLNNIAAVYSANDDMAGAVIEELKEAGATKIPPVTGQDASLAAVQRVVSGEQYMTVYKSFLLEATNAAQIAVYKIQGRDLQFDALIRDKVDSPDQKDIPSLLVPVIALTRDNIRQTVIKDDVYTVKQICTAEYAADCAAIGLK
- a CDS encoding response regulator transcription factor, which codes for MRIVIAEDDALLREGLALLLRAEGLDVVGTAGTAEGALEAIDAHTPDVAILDVRMPPTHTDEGVRAAVEARRRRPGLAVLVLSAYVEQSFATELLTGGVGGLGYLLKERVGRVEEFLDALRRVASGGTAIDPEVVAQLFTRSHQDARLERLSPRERDVLALMAEGLGNSAIAQKLFVTDGAVHKHIRSIFAKLDLAPTDQVDRRVAAVLHYLEDARRRS
- a CDS encoding carbohydrate-binding protein, which codes for MRLRPLISSVGLLAGTLVALSGTTAQAATTRYEAETSPAICTGAVETEYAGYSGSGFCNGTNATGAYVQFTVTAPASGTATLSVRFANGTTTARPADIIVNGSTVSSASFESTGTWTGWTTKTLTVPVAAGGNTIRLNPTTANGLPNVDHLDAETTGTTTPPSSSALYVAPGGTDGAAGTVTAPTTLTSAISRIASGGTIYMRGGTYAYSSTVTIPAGSNGTSAARTTLSAYPGETPVLNFSAQSESSSNRGIQLNANHWKIHGLVVERAGDNGIYVGGSNNVVERTVTRFNRDTGLQLGRMASTTPASQWPANNLILSSESHDNADSDGEDADGFAAKLTTGTGNVFRYTVSHHNIDDGWDLYTKTDTGAIGPVTVEYSLSYDNGTLSDGSQAGNGDRNGYKLGGDDIAVNHVVRSSIAYGNGKHGFTWNSNPGTMAVSNNLSIDNTERNFNFDGGTSVFRNNTSCRFGSGTNDRIIGDSDGSNQFWSGTNGSRCSSYSGALGWSFASNGSLVVTLGGKQVVL